The DNA region GCCAACATCCGCCTGGGCGCAATTGCCGTTTCCGAGTATCTCGGCCTCGGTCCGGATGACAGATTGCTGTCCGTCTTGCCCTATTCCTTCGATGCCGGCCTGAACCAGCTGACCACCATGCTGCTTCAGGGCGGCACCGTCGTGCACCAGCCTGTGCCGATGGCGATGGAGATCCTGCGCCGCGCCCGCGACCAGCGCGTGACCGGCATCGCCGGCGTGCCGCCGCTCTGGACCCAGATCACCCGCGCGCTGATCGATGCGCCGATGCCCCTGCCCAACCTGCGCCGCATCACCAACACCGGAGGCAAGATCCCGCCCGATGTGCTGGCCCAGATGCCCCGCGCCTTTCCGGGCGTGGACATCTTCCTCATGTACGGCCTGACCGAAGCCTTCCGCTCCACCTACCTGCACCCGTCGAAATTCGCGGCCAAGCCCGGCTCCATCGGCCAGGCCATTCCCCATGCGCAGGTCTTCGCGATCCGGCCCGACGGCGGGCTGGCCGGGCCGGGGGACCAGGGCGAACTGGTCCATGCGGGCGGGCTGGTGTCGATGGGTTACTGGGAACGGCCCGACCTGACGGCCGCGAAGATCCGCCCCTGCCCCGCCCTGGCCCCGATCCTGGGGAACGGGCCGGTCGTCTGGTCGGGGGATCTGGTGCGCATGGACGCCGAGGGCGATTTGTGGTTCGTCGGCCGCATGGACGAGATGATCAAGACCTCCGGCTTCCGCCTGTCGCCCACGGAAGTCGAGGATGCCGCCGCCCTCTCGGGCCTCGTGGCCGAAGCCGTGGCCTGGGGCGAAGAGGATGCCGACCTCGGCCAAAGCGTCCACCTGGCGGTGTCGCTGATGCCGGGCGCCGGCGAGGCCGCGCTCCTGTCACACTGCCGCCGCACGATGCCGCATTACATGGTGCCGCGCCGCCTGTTTCCCTGGCCTGGCGCCATGCCGCGCACGGCCAGCGGCAAGCTCGACCGCCCCGCCGTCATTGCCGCCTGCCGCGCGGCCCCGCCGACCAAGGAGCCCGGATGACCCTGACCGCCGAAAGCCTCGTCGCCTACCTGACCGACATGCTCAACGTCGAAGGCCCGCTGGATGCCGAGACCGAACTGTTCTCCTCCGGCCTGCTGGACTCGGTCGCGATGGTCAACTTGATTGCACATATCGAAGATCAGGCGCGTATCGAAGTGCGCCCGTCCGATGTAACCTTGGACAATTTCGACACCATCGCCCGGATCCTCGCCTATGCCAGACAGGCATGAGGCGCTCGACAGGCTGCTCGCCGAAGCCGCCGCGCGCTTCGGCACCCCCGCCTTTGTCTATGTGACCGAGGCGATCCAGGACCGGCTGCACGCCCTGCAATCAGCTTTCGGTCGCTGGTTCGACCTCAGCTACGCGGTCAAGGCCAACCCCAACCCCGCGCTCCTGTCCTGGCTGCGCGACCGGGTCGCCACGCTGGACATCTCCTCCGGCGGCGAACTCGCCGCCGCCACGTCCCAGGGATGGGCGCCCGACCGGCTCAGCTTCACCGGCCCGGCAAAGCGCGACCCCGAACTGGCCGCCGCGGTCGCCGCCGGCCCGGTCGAGGTGGTGCTGGAAAGCCTGCGCGAAGCGCGCGCGCTCGACCGCCTCGCCCGCGACGCAGGCCGGGTGCAGCCCGTGCTCGTGCGCCTTTCGCCCGCCCATGTCCCGCGCGGCTTCGGCGACCACATGGCCGGCCGGCCCAGCCCCTTCGGCATCGACGTGGAAGAGGCCCCCGCCGCGCTTGCGGAGATCGCTGCGCTGCCCGGCTTGTCGCTGAAGGGGCTGCACATCTATTCCGGCACGCAGTCGCTGAAGCCCGAGGCCATCGCCGAGAACTGGCGCATCTTCCTGCAGGTCTTCCGCACTGCCTGCGACGGCCTGGACCTCGTGCCCCAAAGGCTGATCTTCGGTGCGGGTCTCGGCATCCCCTACCACGAAGGTGACACCGCCCTGGACCTGGAGGAAATCGCCGCCGCCATCGCCCCCGACCTCGACGCCTTCCGCGCCGAGCCGCGCTTTGCCGCCACCCGGCTCACACTGGAACTGGGCCGCTTCCTGGTGGGCGAGGCCGGCTGGTTCGTCACCCGCATCGTCACGCTGAAACAGTCGCGCGGCAGCACCTTCGCGCTCTGCGACGGCGGCATGAACGCCCATCTCGCCGCCTCGGGCCATTTCGGCATGGTCATCAAGCGCAACTACCGGATGCACCGCGTCGGTGGCGGTGAGCCCACGGCAAAAGTCGATCTCACCGGCCCGCTGTGCACCTCGCTCGACAGGCTGGGCTCGGGCGTGCTTCTGCCGCCTCTCGCCGAAGGCGACCTGATCGCCATCCACGCCTCCGGGGCCTACGGCCCCACCGCCAGCCCCACCGGCTTCATCAGCCATCCCGCCCCGCGCGAAGTGCTGGCCGAAGGCGGCCAGCTGCGCGAGGTGACGCCCCGTCCCTGATCGGTGCGCCGGATCAGAAGTCGAACAGGTCCGACAGGAAGTCCTTGCGCTTCTTCTTGCGGTAATCGGGATAGCGCGCCTCGCCATAGCGATAGCGGTCATCGTCGTCGTGGTGGGGATGGTGCCGATCCTCCACCCGGCGCTCCGGCTCGCGCCGCACCTCGCGCGGCGGTTCAGGCTGCACCACCGGCGCTGCGGACCGCTCCAGGATCTTGTCCAGCTCGCCCCGGTCCAGCCACACCCCCCGGCATTTCGGGCAGTAGTCGATCTCCACCCCATTGCGGTCCGACATCACCAGGGTCTCGTTGTCCACCGGACACTTCATCGGTTGCTCCTTGCGATTTCCCATCCACGACATGGGGCGCAGGGGCGCGCGCACAAGTGGTCGCAAACGGACTTGCACGAGATTGTCAGCAGCGACATGGTGGTGGCGAGCCACGGCGATGGCGTCGCCGCAGGGGCTGGCCAGTGTCCGGACCCTGACGCTTGCAGCCCTGCTGCCACCGTCCTGTACGCCGGGACCTTTCGGGGTCCCGTTCGGCATCAGGCCAGACCCCATGACGGAGGTCTGAAAATGACGCTCGAACGCCCGCAATCCTACCGTTTCCACAACGGCGGCGCAAAAGACGCCCTTCCCTTCGCCGAAGAGGAATATCACGCCCGGCTGGAGGGTCTGCGTGACATCATGGACCTGCACGACCTCGATGCCGTCGTGCTCACATCCATGCACAACGTGGCCTATTATTCCGGCTTCCTCTATTGCTCGTTCGGCCGGCCCTATGCCGCCGTGGTGACCAGGACCGACTGCATCACCGTCTCGGCCGGCATCGACGCGGGCCAGCCCTGGCGCCGGTCCATTGGCGACAACATCACCTACACAGACTGGACACGCGACAACTTCTGGCGCGTCGTGGCCTCCATCACCGGCGAGGGCAAGGCCATCGGCTGCGAGGCCGACCACCTGACGATGG from Neotabrizicola shimadae includes:
- a CDS encoding AMP-binding protein — protein: MTPAASVWRLLADALPARSDHPALVDPDRSVTYAGLAAEADAHAAWLAEHGIRPGDRVIVQLRKGIAEVAAMFGAWKLGAVVVNVNHQWTPAQLAHVAADCRAAAAVIAPRLPAPPGVAHVLVSGTDPLPSAIMPEAQPDPQGLAMLIYTSGSTGQPKGVMLSHANIRLGAIAVSEYLGLGPDDRLLSVLPYSFDAGLNQLTTMLLQGGTVVHQPVPMAMEILRRARDQRVTGIAGVPPLWTQITRALIDAPMPLPNLRRITNTGGKIPPDVLAQMPRAFPGVDIFLMYGLTEAFRSTYLHPSKFAAKPGSIGQAIPHAQVFAIRPDGGLAGPGDQGELVHAGGLVSMGYWERPDLTAAKIRPCPALAPILGNGPVVWSGDLVRMDAEGDLWFVGRMDEMIKTSGFRLSPTEVEDAAALSGLVAEAVAWGEEDADLGQSVHLAVSLMPGAGEAALLSHCRRTMPHYMVPRRLFPWPGAMPRTASGKLDRPAVIAACRAAPPTKEPG
- a CDS encoding acyl carrier protein, whose protein sequence is MTLTAESLVAYLTDMLNVEGPLDAETELFSSGLLDSVAMVNLIAHIEDQARIEVRPSDVTLDNFDTIARILAYARQA
- a CDS encoding alanine racemase produces the protein MPDRHEALDRLLAEAAARFGTPAFVYVTEAIQDRLHALQSAFGRWFDLSYAVKANPNPALLSWLRDRVATLDISSGGELAAATSQGWAPDRLSFTGPAKRDPELAAAVAAGPVEVVLESLREARALDRLARDAGRVQPVLVRLSPAHVPRGFGDHMAGRPSPFGIDVEEAPAALAEIAALPGLSLKGLHIYSGTQSLKPEAIAENWRIFLQVFRTACDGLDLVPQRLIFGAGLGIPYHEGDTALDLEEIAAAIAPDLDAFRAEPRFAATRLTLELGRFLVGEAGWFVTRIVTLKQSRGSTFALCDGGMNAHLAASGHFGMVIKRNYRMHRVGGGEPTAKVDLTGPLCTSLDRLGSGVLLPPLAEGDLIAIHASGAYGPTASPTGFISHPAPREVLAEGGQLREVTPRP
- a CDS encoding TFIIB-type zinc ribbon-containing protein — translated: MKCPVDNETLVMSDRNGVEIDYCPKCRGVWLDRGELDKILERSAAPVVQPEPPREVRREPERRVEDRHHPHHDDDDRYRYGEARYPDYRKKKRKDFLSDLFDF